In the Pseudoalteromonas tunicata genome, one interval contains:
- the speB gene encoding agmatinase → MSNIFQREETSLFSNPMTFLRQPLQQNPLAVDADIVVLGLPFDMATSGRSGARMGPDAIRRASVNLAWEHKRFPWNFALTDHTKIIDAGDLIYPPGDAEGFTAIVEEAATQLINQGKTLLSLGGDHFVTLPLLRAHAKKHGKMALIHFDAHTDTYSNGSRYDHGTMFFHAPNEGIIDKHKSVQIGIRTEYTQDNHGFNVINAMQANDLTPEQIVEQIKATIGDLPVYFTFDIDAIDPAFAPGTGTPVCGGLTTDKVLKIIRLLDGINIVGMDVVEVAPAYDHAELTALAGASIALEMMYMWTKHNKKIG, encoded by the coding sequence ATGAGTAACATATTTCAACGTGAAGAAACGTCATTATTCAGTAATCCAATGACGTTTTTACGTCAACCATTACAGCAAAACCCGCTGGCTGTTGACGCTGACATTGTCGTTTTAGGCTTGCCGTTTGATATGGCGACATCAGGCCGTTCAGGTGCGCGTATGGGCCCTGACGCCATTCGTCGTGCATCAGTAAATTTAGCGTGGGAACATAAACGTTTCCCGTGGAATTTTGCCTTAACTGATCATACAAAAATCATTGACGCGGGTGATTTAATTTACCCACCAGGTGATGCCGAAGGTTTTACTGCTATCGTTGAAGAAGCGGCAACTCAGTTGATTAATCAAGGTAAAACCTTACTTAGCTTAGGTGGCGATCACTTTGTAACATTACCGCTATTACGTGCTCATGCTAAAAAGCATGGCAAAATGGCGCTAATTCACTTTGATGCCCATACCGATACATACAGTAATGGTAGTCGTTATGACCACGGCACTATGTTTTTCCATGCGCCTAATGAAGGCATCATAGATAAACATAAGTCGGTGCAAATTGGTATTCGTACTGAATATACACAAGACAATCATGGTTTTAATGTTATTAATGCCATGCAAGCAAATGACTTAACACCAGAGCAAATTGTTGAACAAATCAAAGCAACTATCGGTGATTTACCTGTGTATTTCACGTTCGATATCGATGCAATTGACCCGGCATTTGCTCCAGGTACTGGCACGCCAGTGTGTGGTGGTTTAACAACTGATAAAGTATTAAAAATCATTCGTTTATTAGATGGTATTAATATTGTTGGTATGGATGTTGTTGAAGTAGCTCCTGCGTACGATCATGCTGAATTAACAGCCCTTGCAGGTGCATCAATTGCACTTGAAATGATGTACATGTGGACCAAGCACAACAAAAAAATTGGTTAG
- a CDS encoding Txe/YoeB family addiction module toxin, producing the protein MSSRLLSWTDESWNDYVYWQTQDKKTLKRINKLITDAKRSPFEGIGKPEPLKENLSGFWSRRIDDANRLVYAVDDSAITIISCRYHY; encoded by the coding sequence ATGAGTAGTCGTTTATTATCTTGGACTGATGAATCTTGGAATGATTATGTTTATTGGCAGACGCAAGACAAGAAAACACTTAAACGTATAAATAAACTCATCACGGATGCTAAGCGTTCTCCTTTCGAGGGCATAGGTAAACCTGAGCCACTAAAAGAAAACTTATCTGGTTTTTGGTCGCGACGAATAGACGATGCGAATAGGTTAGTTTATGCGGTTGATGATAGTGCTATCACGATTATTTCTTGCCGTTATCACTATTAA
- a CDS encoding type II toxin-antitoxin system Phd/YefM family antitoxin, protein MRIVSFTEARNSLKSVLDAVVNDADTTVITRRDSEDAVVMSLDYYNSLMETVHLLRSPANAEHLHRSIAQFKAGKVSQRDLIDE, encoded by the coding sequence ATGAGAATTGTATCTTTTACCGAAGCTAGAAATAGCTTGAAGAGCGTTTTGGATGCTGTTGTTAATGACGCAGATACAACCGTGATCACACGTCGTGATTCTGAAGATGCCGTTGTTATGTCACTGGATTATTACAATAGCTTAATGGAAACGGTTCATTTACTTCGTTCTCCGGCAAATGCTGAGCACTTACATCGTTCAATTGCTCAATTTAAAGCGGGTAAGGTGAGCCAAAGAGATTTAATCGATGAGTAG
- a CDS encoding DUF924 family protein: protein MSTFLYQEIIDFWFTELEPEKWWQKDSALDLMIQTRFGELHTQATAGELFNWRDTALGSLAEIILLDQFSRNIYRDTPQSFAYDAMALALSQSAIAKKFDNDLTPVQRVFLYIPFMHSESKLIHTHAVTLFRSVGIQSNLDFEFQHKAIIDKFGRYPHRNHILGRQSTAEEIAFLQQPNSGF, encoded by the coding sequence ATGAGCACTTTCCTCTATCAAGAAATCATCGACTTTTGGTTTACAGAGCTTGAACCTGAAAAGTGGTGGCAAAAAGACAGCGCGTTGGATTTAATGATCCAAACACGCTTTGGTGAACTTCATACTCAGGCAACCGCTGGTGAGTTATTCAATTGGCGTGACACTGCGTTAGGAAGCCTTGCTGAAATTATTTTGCTTGATCAATTTTCACGGAATATTTATCGCGATACACCCCAATCATTTGCTTATGACGCTATGGCATTAGCGCTTTCGCAATCTGCAATAGCAAAAAAATTCGACAACGATTTAACCCCTGTACAGCGGGTATTTCTTTATATTCCATTTATGCACAGTGAATCAAAGCTTATTCATACTCATGCCGTAACACTATTTCGGTCTGTTGGTATTCAAAGTAACTTAGATTTTGAGTTTCAACATAAAGCTATTATTGATAAGTTTGGCCGTTACCCACATCGTAATCACATTTTAGGGCGTCAATCGACTGCTGAAGAAATAGCGTTTTTACAGCAACCAAACTCAGGGTTTTGA
- the speA gene encoding biosynthetic arginine decarboxylase yields the protein MNKTTEIEQVRASYNVRHWSQGYFGINDEGEVYVAPKADAPEQTVSLSSIAEQIQQQGLSLPALVRFPQILHNRVHNLCAAFNEAIANYNYPEKYLLVYPIKVNQQREVVEEIVASQANNEVKQLGLEAGSKAELLAVLAMAQKASSVIVCNGYKDVEYIRLALIGEKLGHKVNIVLEKLSELDMVLAEAEKLNVSPRLGLRVRLASQGKGKWQASGGEKSKFGLSASQVLTVLKKLKDLGKSDTLQLVHFHLGSQMANIRDVRTGVSEAARFYCELRRLGAELVCMDVGGGLAIDYDGTRSQSHNSMNYSLAEYANNIVYTIGDICKQYNQPMPTIISESGRALTAHHAVLISNVIGTESYNPEEVPALAEDAPILLKNMWHSWVQLNKRIDDRALIEIFHDCLSDLAEVHSQFGMGLLNLEQRAWAEQISLRVSYELSKLMDSKNRFHRPIIDELNEKLADKFFVNFSLFQSLPDAWGIDQVFPVLPLTGLTEMPQRRAVLLDITCDSDGTVDQYVDGQGIETTLPVPEWSADSPYLLGFFLVGAYQEILGDMHNLFGDTHSAVINMDENGKVHIDEINEGDTVEDMLRYVHLDPDSFRAAYAELAQSKLPEHERASILEELDLGLTGYTYLEDV from the coding sequence ATGAACAAAACGACTGAAATTGAACAAGTTCGTGCAAGCTACAATGTACGCCATTGGAGTCAAGGTTACTTTGGTATTAATGATGAAGGTGAAGTGTATGTAGCCCCAAAAGCTGACGCACCTGAACAAACAGTATCGTTGTCATCAATTGCAGAACAAATTCAACAGCAAGGTTTGTCTTTACCTGCATTGGTCCGTTTTCCTCAAATTCTACATAATCGTGTTCATAATTTATGTGCTGCGTTTAATGAAGCAATTGCGAATTACAACTACCCAGAAAAATACTTATTGGTTTACCCAATTAAAGTAAATCAGCAACGTGAAGTTGTTGAAGAAATTGTCGCAAGCCAAGCTAACAATGAAGTTAAGCAACTTGGCTTAGAAGCGGGTAGTAAAGCTGAGCTACTTGCTGTTCTTGCTATGGCTCAAAAAGCAAGTTCAGTGATCGTGTGTAATGGCTATAAAGACGTTGAATACATCCGTTTAGCGTTAATTGGCGAAAAATTAGGTCACAAAGTTAATATCGTACTTGAGAAGCTTTCTGAGCTTGATATGGTATTAGCAGAAGCTGAAAAATTAAACGTCTCTCCACGTTTGGGTTTACGTGTGCGTTTGGCCTCACAAGGTAAAGGCAAATGGCAAGCAAGCGGTGGTGAAAAATCAAAGTTTGGTTTATCTGCTTCACAAGTACTTACCGTACTTAAGAAACTAAAAGATTTAGGTAAAAGTGATACCCTTCAATTAGTTCACTTTCACTTAGGCTCACAAATGGCCAACATTCGTGACGTAAGAACAGGTGTAAGCGAAGCTGCACGTTTTTACTGTGAATTACGTCGTTTAGGTGCCGAGCTTGTATGTATGGACGTAGGTGGTGGTTTGGCTATCGATTACGACGGTACACGCAGCCAATCGCACAACTCAATGAACTACAGCCTTGCTGAGTACGCCAATAACATCGTTTATACCATTGGTGATATTTGTAAGCAGTACAATCAGCCAATGCCAACCATCATTTCAGAGTCTGGCCGTGCTCTTACTGCACACCACGCTGTATTAATCTCAAATGTAATTGGTACAGAATCATACAACCCAGAAGAAGTGCCAGCACTTGCTGAAGATGCACCTATTTTATTAAAAAATATGTGGCATTCTTGGGTGCAATTAAATAAACGTATTGATGATCGTGCATTAATTGAAATCTTCCACGACTGTTTAAGCGATTTAGCCGAAGTACATAGCCAATTTGGTATGGGTTTATTAAACCTAGAACAACGTGCATGGGCTGAGCAAATCAGCTTACGTGTGAGCTATGAATTGAGCAAATTAATGGATAGCAAAAACCGCTTCCATCGCCCAATTATTGATGAATTAAATGAAAAGCTAGCAGACAAATTCTTTGTTAACTTCTCATTATTCCAATCGTTACCAGATGCATGGGGTATTGACCAAGTTTTCCCTGTTTTACCATTAACCGGTTTAACAGAAATGCCACAACGTCGTGCGGTTTTACTTGATATTACCTGTGACTCAGATGGTACGGTTGATCAATACGTAGACGGCCAAGGTATTGAAACAACGTTACCAGTACCTGAGTGGTCTGCCGATTCGCCATATTTACTTGGCTTTTTCTTAGTCGGTGCTTACCAAGAAATTCTAGGTGACATGCACAATCTATTTGGTGATACGCACAGCGCGGTTATCAACATGGATGAAAACGGCAAAGTACATATCGATGAAATCAACGAAGGTGATACTGTTGAAGACATGCTACGTTATGTTCACTTAGATCCAGATTCATTCCGTGCAGCATACGCAGAACTGGCGCAAAGCAAGTTACCAGAGCACGAACGCGCTTCAATTTTAGAAGAACTAGATTTAGGCCTAACAGGCTACACTTACTTAGAAGATGTATAA
- a CDS encoding DUF3450 domain-containing protein, translating into MKCVKPLLLASAIAACVCVQADELNKVIQSSDKINQLATGSQKKIDGMVDSMQTRLQQYKTLNKEIDGLEIYNSQLNKQVNNQLAELDSLAQSMDQVAVIERQITPLMLRMINGLEQFVQLDVPFLAKERSDRVASLKSMMDRADIASSEKFRRVLEAYQVEVDYGRTIEAYTSLLDVNGVEREVDFLRVGRLDLIYLTRDGKLAGIWNNQTKAFDPLPDSNISQINKALRIARKQLAPDMLTLPVQAAE; encoded by the coding sequence ATGAAGTGCGTAAAGCCACTCCTTCTCGCTAGTGCCATCGCTGCATGTGTATGTGTTCAAGCTGACGAATTAAACAAAGTGATCCAGTCGAGTGACAAAATCAATCAACTTGCAACTGGCTCACAAAAAAAAATCGATGGCATGGTTGATTCTATGCAAACCCGATTACAGCAATACAAAACGCTCAATAAAGAAATCGACGGTTTAGAGATTTATAATTCTCAGCTAAACAAACAAGTCAATAATCAATTAGCTGAACTTGATTCACTTGCTCAATCAATGGATCAAGTAGCCGTTATCGAACGTCAAATTACCCCTCTTATGCTGCGAATGATCAACGGCCTTGAGCAGTTTGTGCAATTAGATGTGCCTTTTTTAGCTAAAGAGCGAAGTGATAGAGTTGCCTCATTAAAAAGCATGATGGATCGTGCTGATATCGCATCAAGTGAAAAGTTCCGTCGTGTACTTGAAGCTTACCAAGTTGAAGTAGATTACGGCCGTACCATTGAAGCCTACACTAGTTTGCTTGATGTCAACGGTGTTGAGCGTGAAGTAGATTTCCTTCGTGTTGGTCGCTTAGACCTTATTTATTTAACACGTGATGGCAAATTAGCGGGTATTTGGAATAACCAAACAAAAGCGTTTGACCCACTTCCTGATTCAAACATTAGCCAAATCAATAAAGCGCTGCGCATTGCTCGCAAACAACTTGCCCCTGATATGTTAACTCTTCCAGTTCAAGCTGCAGAATAA
- a CDS encoding methyl-accepting chemotaxis protein produces the protein MFQHLKFTTKITAAASLVLMLILGLFTLNNFISMRAQTEQQLEKVLQEISQSVTNNIASWLNGKLQIVESISNAYQPSDDLALTVSQLKQANVAGDFKNSYVGTTQGQFILDDPSIKLPADFDARQRPWYQLVANQRNTAFTAPYIDVTTNDLIISAVVPTFKNNQFVGVAGGDIALNTITKIVNNVDFLGFGYAFLVNDQNNILIHPNTKFNNKALADLLGENIPLNNQFVEHAVEDADKLISFVKINGINNVNWYLGVVIDKDIAYSSVDSFRNMAAVYMLVGVIAIVVMLQYLLRYLMRPMNNVTLAIKDIAEGEGDLTQRLLVESNDEFGELSRYFNLFIDKIHTSIIQVRDTTVALEHSVEMLIGSTESTLNMYGEQTKSTDNVATAINELSSSAIEIAGSADNASKLASNANQEAIESYATLDGNIQAIEQLSTKMQNAQQAIDSLNTHTVNIGQILAVIKGVSEQTNLLALNAAIEAARAGDAGRGFAVVADEVRQLAQRTQQSAQEIENTIVQLQQGSKETVEIMTQSQADSQSSVVMAQQAGKQVQGVGDLIKQIDEANHSVANATVEQNHVIQSLDKDIHYISELNSQGQSNLNSTLQECTNLKHQFDQLEKMVLRFKV, from the coding sequence ATGTTTCAACATTTAAAATTCACCACCAAAATCACTGCTGCCGCATCACTTGTCTTGATGTTGATCCTAGGTTTATTCACCCTCAACAATTTTATTTCGATGCGAGCGCAAACCGAACAACAACTCGAAAAAGTGCTGCAAGAAATTTCCCAGTCTGTTACGAACAATATCGCCAGTTGGCTCAATGGTAAGTTACAAATAGTTGAATCTATTTCTAATGCGTATCAGCCCTCTGATGATTTAGCTTTAACTGTGTCACAACTTAAGCAGGCAAATGTAGCGGGGGATTTTAAAAATAGTTATGTCGGTACCACGCAAGGCCAATTTATTTTAGATGATCCTTCAATTAAACTACCTGCGGATTTTGATGCAAGACAACGCCCGTGGTATCAATTAGTTGCTAATCAAAGAAACACCGCGTTTACTGCTCCTTATATAGATGTAACAACTAACGATTTAATTATTTCTGCCGTGGTACCTACATTTAAAAACAATCAGTTTGTTGGCGTCGCAGGCGGTGACATTGCACTCAATACGATCACTAAAATTGTCAATAATGTCGATTTCTTAGGTTTCGGCTATGCCTTTTTAGTCAATGATCAAAACAATATTCTTATCCATCCTAATACTAAATTTAATAATAAAGCGTTGGCTGACTTATTAGGTGAAAATATTCCTTTAAATAATCAGTTTGTAGAGCATGCAGTTGAAGATGCAGATAAGCTCATCTCGTTTGTCAAAATCAACGGTATCAATAATGTAAATTGGTATTTAGGTGTCGTGATTGATAAAGATATCGCTTATTCATCGGTCGATTCATTTCGTAACATGGCGGCTGTTTACATGTTGGTAGGAGTCATCGCTATTGTCGTGATGTTGCAGTATTTATTACGCTACTTAATGCGCCCAATGAACAATGTTACTTTAGCAATTAAGGATATTGCAGAAGGTGAAGGGGACTTAACCCAGCGTTTGTTGGTCGAAAGTAATGATGAATTTGGTGAGTTGTCTCGTTATTTTAATTTGTTTATAGACAAAATACACACTTCGATTATTCAAGTACGCGATACGACGGTTGCACTTGAGCATTCTGTTGAGATGTTAATCGGCTCTACTGAGTCCACCCTTAATATGTATGGCGAGCAAACCAAATCGACTGACAATGTCGCAACGGCAATTAATGAGTTATCGTCCAGTGCGATTGAAATTGCAGGGAGTGCCGACAACGCATCTAAATTGGCATCTAATGCTAATCAAGAAGCAATCGAAAGCTACGCCACCCTTGATGGTAACATTCAGGCTATCGAGCAACTCTCTACTAAAATGCAAAATGCCCAACAAGCGATTGATTCGCTCAATACCCACACCGTAAATATTGGTCAAATCTTGGCTGTAATTAAAGGTGTCAGTGAGCAAACAAACTTATTAGCACTGAACGCTGCAATAGAAGCTGCGCGTGCCGGTGATGCGGGTCGTGGTTTTGCGGTGGTCGCCGATGAAGTAAGACAGTTGGCTCAACGCACGCAACAGTCAGCTCAAGAAATTGAAAATACCATTGTACAGTTACAACAGGGTTCAAAAGAGACCGTAGAAATTATGACTCAAAGCCAGGCCGATTCTCAGTCTAGTGTGGTTATGGCTCAGCAGGCTGGTAAACAAGTACAAGGTGTCGGTGATTTAATTAAACAAATAGACGAGGCGAATCATTCAGTTGCCAATGCCACAGTTGAACAAAATCACGTTATTCAATCCTTAGATAAAGACATTCATTATATTAGTGAGCTTAATTCTCAAGGGCAGAGTAATCTCAATAGTACTTTGCAAGAATGCACTAATTTAAAACACCAATTTGATCAATTAGAGAAAATGGTGCTCAGGTTTAAGGTTTAG